The segment gaaggaaagggagaaagagtaggATCTTGAGACATGACATTAGAAGAATGAGATAATAGGTGCTTTTGGAGAGAAAGAGCTTGAATGAGATTGAAAGATGGGTCTGAATTTATTTTGGGCAGAGAAGTTTGTGGTCTAGTATCATCTTTCTAGTCATTGATTTGCCTTTTCTATTAGTGTCATATTTCCATTAGTTTTGTTTAGCACTCAACATAACCTGGTTATTTGAAATGTTCATGCACTGTTTTTTTGAATTCACTAGAGGATAGTAGAAAATGAGAAGATTAATGCAGAAAAGTCATCAAAGCAGAAGGTAGATCTCCAGTCTTTGCCAACTCGTGCCTACCTGGATCAGACAGTTGTGCCTATCTTATTACAGGGACTTGCTGTGCTTGCAAAGGAAAGGTAAGATAATTGTGTCCACAAATGGAGTTagtaaagaaagcaaaatagattCCCCTATCTGAAATATCATTAGTTATGTATAGCGACTTTTTACTGTGTGATTTATGGATGTTAAAAGTTTTTAAGAAAGTACTCAGCCGTAATCTCATAATtcagacatttaaattttttcccaCCAGTCTTAGATCATATGCATATTTGTAAAGATTTGTAATCATGATATACATGTAATTTTgaatcttctttttatttattatgacaTAACATTTTTCTGTATCTCCATAGTCTTcatgattataatttatttttattattgttattttgagacagaatctcgctctgttgcccaggctggaggacggtggtgtgatctctgttcactgcaacctctacctcctggcttcaagtgattcttgtgtctcagcctcccgggtagctgggactacaggcgtgggccactacacccggctaatttttgtatttttagtaaagaagagttttcaccatgttggccaggctggtcttgaactcctaacctcaagcgatctgcccgcctcagcctcccaaagtgctgggattacaggcatgagccactgtgcccggcctattattattattattattttttgagacagagtcttgctctgtctccctggctgtagtgcagtggtgcaaccctggctcactgcaacctccacctcgctgggttcaagcgattctcctacctcagtctcccgagtagctgggattacaggcacctgccaccacgcctggctgattattgtatttttagtagagacagggtttggagtctcgctctgtcgccatgctggagtgcagtggcatgatcttggctcactgcaacctccacctcatgagttcaagcgattctgccttagcttcctgagcagctcaggcacccactaccacgcccggctagtttttgtatttttagtagtgatggggtttcaccatgttggccagaatgatctcgatctcttgatccgcccatctcggcctcccaaagtgctgggattacaggcgtgagccactgagcctggccttaaATTTTCTTAATAGCAAGAGTacaattatttctctttctttaacaTGTTTTCCCCAGTATTTCTCACCTAAATTCTTTTTTGTGTAAGCAAATCTAATAAGAAAATTGTTTTCGCAAGTTAAATTAGTCAACATTTATTAGGtgcatattctattttattcaaagaataataataaacattataaTAGCAAACTGACATAACTTGATAAAGAACCATGTCTTATCTCAGACAGGTGTGGTGGGGTATGCCTTAGCCCGCactgcttgggaggccgaggtgggaggatcgcttgggcttgggcccaggagtttgaggctgcagtgagctgtgatcgtaccactgcactccagcctgggtgacagagtgagaccctgcctcaaaaaaaaaaaaaaaagggaaatatatcCTTTCTTATAGTAAAAGTGAGTTATTAACTTAGAATAGataatttgtttatataaaaactatatgaatgagcagtaaatatttgtttttgatagctttatttgtaaattaccaTTTATTTATGACTGAGCTATATCTTGGCTCTACTATCAACAATTAAAATATGGGTatcttgggccgggtgcagtggctcacgcctgtaatcccagcactttgggaggccgaggcgggcggatcacgaagtcaggagatcgagaccatcctggacaacatggtgaaaccccatctctactaacaatacaaaaaattagccgggcgtggtggtgggcacctgtagtcccagctactcgggaggccaaggcaggagaatggcgtgaacctgggaggcggagcttgcagtgagcccagattgtgccactgcactccagcctgggccacagagcgagactccgtctcaaaaaaaaaagaaacgggtATCTTGGCTGGTCTGAAGGTAGTGAGTTAACTCGATTGTTGATAGTCTTACAGATCAAGCTccttattctattctttttttttttttttttgagacagagttttgttcttgtcacctagggctggaatgcagtggcatgatctcgggtcactgcaacctccacctcctgggttcaagcagttctcttgcctcagcctcctgagtagctgggattacaggtgcctgtcagcacacaaagctaatttttgtatttttagtagaggtggggtttcaccatgttggccaggctggtcttgaactcctgacctcaggtgatccactgtgcccagccggcttttttttttttttttttttttttgagacagagtctctgttgcccaggctcgaatgcagtggcacagtcttgggtcactgcagtctctgactcccagttcaaatgattttcctgcctcagcctcccgaatacctgggactacaggtgtgtgccaccacatgtggctaatttttgtattttcagtagagacgaggtttcaccatgttggccaggctggtctcttaactcctgacctcaggtggtctgccctcattggcctcccaaaatgctgggattataggcgtgagccaccgcgcccggcccttattcCCCTATTCTACTCTTTTCCCCCTTCTCACTATTGCACTTGagtagtcttaaaaaaaaaaaaaaagagaaaaaaatgtggatatcttttctatttttttgtttttcctctaggGAAGACTAatatattagaaatttaaaatattactgtatttatttatttatttattttttgagacacagtcttgctatgttgcccaggctggatgctgtgttgctcagggtggagtgcagtggcacgatgtcagctcactgcaacccccgcctccctggttcaagaaattctcctgcctcagcctccggagtagctggaactacaggcgcctgccatcatgcctggctaatttttgtatttttagtatagatgtggttttaccatgttgatcaggctggtctggaactcctggcttcaggtgatctgcctgcctcggcctcctgaagtgttgggattacaggcatgagccattacgcTTGGCCTCCAAATATTACTTTAAATGCTagaaaaacatttgaagaaatttttaagttCAAGctcataaatacattaaaaatttttttgagacaaagtctcgccctgtcatccaggttggagtgcagtggcgagatcaccactcactgcagcttcagccttctgggcttaagcaatcctctcacctcagccttctgagtaggtgggactacaggcgtgtgccactatgccaggctaatttttaaactttttttgaagagttgcggtcttactatgttgctcaggcttggaAGTGATcctccttggactcccaaagtcctgggattacaggcatgagccactgtgcctggccagtaaatatattttttgttaaaacacaaatttttttttttttttgacatggagtcctgctctgttgccccagctggaatacagtgggggcagtcatggcttactgcagcctccaactcccaggctcaagcgattttttCCACCtaaccctcctgagtagctgtgactataggcgtgcaccaccacgcctggctgatttcttgtattttctgtagagacagggttttgttatgttgccgaGGTTGattttgaactcttggcctcaagctatctgcccgccttggcctcccaaagtatgagGATTATgaacgtgagccaccatgcccggcccaagtacggtttttttttttccccggcccaagtacagtttttttttttttttctttttttttttttcccaagacggagtcttgttctgttgcagcaggctggagggcaggggctcgatcttggttcactgcaacctctgcctttggggttaaagtgattctcatgcctcatcctcccgagtagctgggactacaggtatgcactaccacacccgcctaattttttgtatttttagtggagacaggatttcaccatgttggccaggctggtctcgaactcctgaccttgtgatctgcccgccttggcctcctcaagtgccaggattacaggcgtgagccaccatacccggccaaatacatttttttttcttttttttgagacggaatcttgctctgtcgcccaggctggagtacagtggcatgatctcggctcactgcaacctccacctctcgggttcaagtgattctcctgcctcagcttcctgagtagctgggattacaggcgcgcaccgccatgaccggctagtttttgtatttttagtagagacggagtttcaccatgttggtcaggattgtcttgaactcctgacctcgtgatccacccgcctcggcttcccaaatgctgggattacaggcatgagccactgcgcccggccccaaatacattttttaagtaaagaGTTCTGGTAAAATAATTCATCATGTGAACCCTAAATACTAAGTGAAAAATCTTGTCTATTTGTAGATAGCTCTTAGGGCTGTTTAAAGTGCTGTGGGAATATTTTGAGATCATTGTAAACACATTTTCAATATGCCTTTTCATAGTAGAGTTTAAAATAGATGTCTCCCCAATTTTTCAACTTTGGACTTGTATTCTCAGCAAGAATAATTTACATAGAAGTGTTAATACGAAATATCTCCTCttagttttttaaatgtgtttatctTCTTAGGTGTACTGTAGTTGTATTAAATAGTATTAGAATTATTGActtaaattatttgaagaaagaaagaagtagcttttagaaaagaaacataaCCTACTTATTTGTATTAGTGTTGCTTCTTTGACTAGTCACTTGAGTTCATCTACATGTCTTAGTGATGCTACATCCACTGTCCtatattatttttgttctctTATTGAAGGATATTACACAGAATATTACACATATCATAGGTatacagcttgatgaattttcacaaactaaACATACCTGTGTAGCTTGCAGTCAGATCAAGAAACTGAATACTGCCAGCATCTCAGAAGCCATCCATGTGACCCCTTCAAGTCATTATTCTCTCTGGGGTAATGATCATCCCATtgtcaatacattttttaaacgtGTTTTAAAATTGGGTTCATAACCAGATTTAAGCCATGCAAAAAATTCAGTCTCATTAAACTATTTTGTTGGCTAATTAATTTGCTtgcttatctcatttattttatttactataaaTGTCCTTTGActgtgaaatgaaaattaaacttaaaaagatGAGTTTTCATTATGGAACAATATGTTTAATACATCTAGGAAATATATTTCTAAACTTTGGATTTCTTTTCCCTTACAGACCACCAAATCCCATTGAATTTCTAGcatcttatcttttaaaaaacaaggcaCAGTTTGAAGATCGAAACTGACTTAATgggaagaacagaaaaatttaGTTGCTACTGTAGATTTACATGATTAAGAGGCAGCTTTAATTGCCATGATTATTCCCCCTTTTTGGATGCATAAGAACCTTCCGGACAACAGAACCTATTTCTGGAACTGCAGAAGATAACATATTTCCCTTATTTTGATTTAATCACCATAAACCATACCTATTTAATGAGTgtattctgtgcagttttttcTCAGATTGTCTTTgtttaaaaactttgtttttaaaatgacctTCAAAATAAACTGTCAAAACACCAttattttagagtagtttttgtTCTGTATGACAAATATTTTACATGATTGAATT is part of the Symphalangus syndactylus isolate Jambi chromosome 18, NHGRI_mSymSyn1-v2.1_pri, whole genome shotgun sequence genome and harbors:
- the DPY30 gene encoding protein dpy-30 homolog isoform X2, with the translated sequence MEPEQMLEGQTQVAENPHSEYGLTDNVERIVENEKINAEKSSKQKVDLQSLPTRAYLDQTVVPILLQGLAVLAKERPPNPIEFLASYLLKNKAQFEDRN
- the DPY30 gene encoding protein dpy-30 homolog isoform X3 gives rise to the protein MEPEQMLEGQTQVAENPHSEYGLTDNVERIVENEKINAEKSSKQKVDLQSLPTRAYLDQTVVPILLQGLAVLAKER